The stretch of DNA CGGGGGTGGTAGCGTAGGGGCATGGCGACGACCTCGCAGGACCCGGCGGCCGGGCGGTTCGCGGCCTTCTCTGAAGCGGCGCACCCCGTCAAGCCCGGCCTCGCAGCCGGGTTGGGTTCTTGTTGTTTCGTCTTCCCCGAATGCGCTCGAGGTGCCGCTCAGCCTTCTCTACGCGCTCTCACTTGACGAGGGACTGCCTCGTCGGCGCAAGTGGGGTTCCGAAAGAGCGGCGGCGCTAACTATGCAACGGCCTCACCAGCGGCCATAAGCTGCGACGCGCTCACCGCTCGGGTCGGTCACACTCCACGCATCCGGTTCTGCCTTACGCTACTGCGACGTCCTTCACGACGGGCGCGCGGTACGTGGTCCCGTCCCGCCACATCGCATACAGAATCCCGGCCAGCCGCCGCGCCAACGCGACGGCCGCCACGTTGGTCCCGCGTCGCGCCGCAATCCGCTCCGCCCACGCGCGCAGCGGCGCGGCAGCGGGATCGTTGGAGCGCAGGATGCGCCAGCCGGCCTCGACCAGGAGCGCGCGCATCCGCGGGTTGCCGGTCTTGCTGATCCGCCCGCGCCGCTGCCGCTCGCCCGAGCTGTGCTCGCGCGGCGTCAGGCCGAGGTAGCCCTCCACCTGGTGCGCGGTGCGGAACCGGCGCACCTCGTCGAGCGTCGCGACGAACGCCACGGCCGTCACCGGCCCGATCGTGGGCGCCGTCCGCAGGCGCGCGAACAGCGGATCCGCGCCCGCCGTCGCCGCCAGCTGCTCGTCGGCCCGTTCGATCTGCGCGTTGACTGGGTCGAGGACGACCCGCAGCGGGGCCAGTTCCTCGAGCAGCTCGGGCGCGAGGGGCAGCGCCACGAGCTTCCGCTCCAGGTGCTCCGGGTTGCCGGTGGGCAGCCGCAGCCCCTCGCGCCGCGTCAGCGCCCGCACCACGTTGACGTAGCGGGTGCGCGTGCGGATCAGCGCGTCCCGCACCGCCAACTGTGCGCGCACGTGACGTTGGGCCGCCGAGGCCCGGTGGATCGCCCGGTAGGCGCCGAGCCGCAACGCCTCCATCAGGGTCCGCGCATCGCGCCGATCGGTCTTCACCCGGCGGCTCCGGGTGGCGTACATCGGGGCGAAGTTGGGGTCCGCCACGATCACCTCGTGCCCCAGCGACTCCAGGTGGCGCGCCACCCACTCGCTCTCCGTCGCGGCCTCCAGCAGAATCCGCGCTGGCGCCCGATTCCCCAGCACCGCGGTGAACCGCTCCCGGGTCGTCGCGATCCGGCGCTCCTCGATCTCCCCCGTCTCCGAGAGGATGCAGAGCTGGCTCTCGCGTTTGTGCAGATCAAGCCCTATCGTATCCATGGCGGCTGGCCTCCCCTTTGCGCCTCAAGAGCGCGTGTTAAGGTTGTGGGGCGAAGTCTGCCACCACGTTCAGTGGATGGCCAGCCGCTTCATCCTAACTGAGCCCTGTCCGTTGGCCCTCAGCCGCCCAGTGCCGTCACCGCTTCAATAAGCGAGGCAGACAAGC from Gemmatimonadales bacterium encodes:
- a CDS encoding IS110 family transposase, which produces MDTIGLDLHKRESQLCILSETGEIEERRIATTRERFTAVLGNRAPARILLEAATESEWVARHLESLGHEVIVADPNFAPMYATRSRRVKTDRRDARTLMEALRLGAYRAIHRASAAQRHVRAQLAVRDALIRTRTRYVNVVRALTRREGLRLPTGNPEHLERKLVALPLAPELLEELAPLRVVLDPVNAQIERADEQLAATAGADPLFARLRTAPTIGPVTAVAFVATLDEVRRFRTAHQVEGYLGLTPREHSSGERQRRGRISKTGNPRMRALLVEAGWRILRSNDPAAAPLRAWAERIAARRGTNVAAVALARRLAGILYAMWRDGTTYRAPVVKDVAVA